In Triticum aestivum cultivar Chinese Spring chromosome 5B, IWGSC CS RefSeq v2.1, whole genome shotgun sequence, the following proteins share a genomic window:
- the LOC123116300 gene encoding protein MIZU-KUSSEI 1, with product MPSFIDGPSLRSLLRPSTNGRRTKTPDSAGGGGGDGKGGGHGGGIFKMFKLMPMLSSGCKMVALLGRHNSRALLADHATTVTLFGHRRGRVSLAIHEDTRAPPVFLIELPMLTSALHKEIASGVVKLALESDTRSARRRLVEEYVWAVFCNGRKAGYSIRRKDASDDERHVMRLLRGVSMGAGVLPAAPEKDGGVPAGPDGELTYVRARVERVVGSKDSEAFYMINPHEGGVGGDGGGDDDGSAPELSIFLVRMK from the coding sequence ATGCCGTCTTTCATCGACGGCCCCAGTCTCCGGTCGCTGCTCCGGCCGTCCACAAACGGGCGCCGGACCAAGACCCCAGAcagcgccggtggcggcggcggcgacggcaaaggaggcgggcatggaggaggGATCTTCAAGATGTTCAAGCTCATGCCGATGCTCTCGTCGGGGTGCAAGATGGTGGCGCTGCTGGGCCGGCACAACAGCAGGGCGCTCCTCGCGGACCACGCGACGACGGTGACGCTCTTCGGCCACCGGCGCGGCCGCGTCAGCCTGGCCATCCACGAGGACACCCGCGCGCCGCCGGTGTTCCTCATCGAGCTGCCCATGCTCACCAGCGCGCTGCACAAGGAGATCGCGTCCGGGGTGGTCAAGCTCGCGCTGGAGAGCGACACCCGCAGCGCGCGCCGCCGGCTCGTGGAGGAGTACGTGTGGGCCGTCTTCTGCAACGGCCGCAAGGCCGGCTACTCCATCCGCCGCAAGGACGCCTCCGACGACGAGCGCCACGTCATGCGCCTGCTCCGCGGCGTCTCCATGGGCGCCGGCGTGCTGCCGGCCGCGCCCGAGAAGGACGGCGGCGTGCCCGCGGGGCCCGACGGGGAGCTCACGTACGTGCGCGCCCGCGTCGAGCGCGTCGTCGGCTCCAAGGACTCCGAGGCGTTCTACATGATCAACCCCCACGAGGGTGGCGTTggaggcgatggtggcggcgacgacgacggcagcGCACCGGAGCTGAGCATTTTCCTAGTGAGAATGAAGTGA